Proteins co-encoded in one Dama dama isolate Ldn47 chromosome 2, ASM3311817v1, whole genome shotgun sequence genomic window:
- the LOC133068418 gene encoding zinc finger CCCH domain-containing protein 14-like has protein sequence MSRWHSNGGATVTLTYGSSRPSIEIYRPPASRNADSGTHLNRLQFQQQQNSVHAAKQLDVQSSRVYETGRLCEPEVLHSLEETYSPFFRSNSEKMSIEEENFRKRKLPVVSSVVKVKKFSHDGEEEDEDDDCGSRTGSLSSSVSVPAKPERRPSLPPSKQANKNLILKAISEAQESVTKTTNYSTVSQKQTLPVAPRTRTSQEELLAEMVQGQGRVPRISSPIKEEEAKGDNIDKSQGTQQRQLLSRLQIDPVMAETLQISQDYYDMESMVHADTRSFILKKPKLSEELVMAPNQESGMKTADALRVLSGHLMQTRDLVQPDKPASPKFIVTLDGVPSPPGYMSDQEEDMSSEGMRAAQHPAASHGGLAGLLRPQHARVLSRQLEDPDGSFANAEMSELSVAQKPEKLLERCKYWPACKNGDACPYHHPVSPCKAFPNCKFAEKCLFVHPNCKYDAKCTKPDCPFTHMSRRTPGLPPKPVTAPAPPSSSQLCRYFPACKKMECPFYHPKHCRFNTQCTRPDCIRAFSNDCSVTES, from the exons ATGTCGCGGTGGCACAGTAATGGCGGGGCTACAGTGACACTTACGTACGGTTCTTCTCGTCCTTCTATTGAAATTTATCGACCACCTGCGAGTCGAAACGCAGACAGTGGTACTCATTTAAACAGGTTGCAGTTTCAACAGCAGCAAAACAGTGTTCATGCTGCCAAACAGCTTGATGTTCAGAGCAGCCGGGTGTATGAGACAGGACGTCTGTGTGAACCAGAAGTGCTTCACAGCTTAGAAGAGACTTACAGTCCCTTCTTCAGAAGCAACTCAGAAAAGATGAGTATTGAGGAAGAAAACTTTCGGAAGAGAAAGTTGCCTGTGGTAAGTTCAGTTGTTAAAGTAAAGAAGTTCAGTCACGATGgagaagaggaggatgaagacGATGACTGTGGGTCCCGGACCGGAAGCCTCTCCAGCAGTGTGTCGGTGCCGGCAAAGCCTGAACGGAGACCTTCACTTCCACCTTCTAAACAAGCTAACAAGAATCTAATTTTGAAGGCTATTTCTGAAGCTCAAGAATCTGTAACAAAAACAACTAACTATTCTACAGTCTCACAGAAACAGACACTTCCAGTTGCTCCCAGAACTCGAACTTCTCAGGAAGAATTGCTAGCAGAAATGGTCCAGGGACAAGGCAGAGTCCCCAGGATAAGTTCTCCCATTAAAGAAGAGGAAGCAAAAGGAGATAATATAGACAAAAGTCAAGGAACTCAACAGAGGCAGTTGTTATCCCGATTACAAATTGACCCCGTAATGGCAGAAACTCTGCAGATCAGTCAAGATTACTATGACATGGAATCCATGGTCCATGCAGACACAAGATCATTTATTCTGAAGAAGCCAAAGCTGTCTGAGGAGCTAGTAATGGCACCAAACCAGGAGTCGGGGATGAAGACTGCAGATGCCCTTCGGGTCCTTTCAGGACACCTTATGCAGACACGAGATCTTGTACAACCAGATAAACCTGCAAGTCCCAAGTTTATAGTGACGCTGGACGGTGTCCCCAGCCCCCCAGGATACATGTCAGATCAAGAGGAGGACATGAGCTCTGAAGGAATGAGAGCCGCCCAGCACCCTGCAGCCTCACACGGGGGACTCGCGGGTCTCCTCCGCCCGCAGCACGCCCGCGTGCTGAGCAGGCAGCTTGAGGACCCAGATGGTAGCTTTGCAAACGCTGAGATGAGCGAGCTGAGCGTGGCGCAGAAGCCAGAGAAGCTGCTGGAGCGCTGCAAGTACTGGCCTGCCTGCAAGAATGGGGACGCATGCCCTTACCATCACCCCGTGTCGCCGTGCAAAGCCTTTCCTAATTGTAAATTTGCTGAGAAGTGTCTGTTTGTTCATCCAAATTGTAAATATGATGCAAAATGTACTAAACCAGACTGTCCCTTCACTCACATGAGCCGAAGAACCCCAGGACTGCCTCCAAAACCAGTCACAGCACCAGCACCGCCTTCCAGTAGTCAGCTGTGCCGCTACTTCCCAGCTTGTAAGAAAATGGAGTGTCCCTTCTATCATCCGAAACACTGTAGGTTTAACACGCAGTGTACGCGACCTGActgcatcagggccttttcaaatga CTGCAGTGTAACTGAATCATAG